In a genomic window of Flavobacterium sp. KACC 22761:
- a CDS encoding (4Fe-4S)-binding protein: MNPNNLTKEYTNGEVTIVWQSGKCIHSANCVKNNPDVFRPKEKPWITPEQSTTEKIISTVNKCPSGALTFYMNNKS; the protein is encoded by the coding sequence ATGAATCCGAATAACCTCACTAAAGAATATACAAACGGCGAAGTAACGATTGTTTGGCAATCTGGAAAATGCATTCATTCTGCCAATTGTGTCAAAAACAATCCAGATGTTTTTCGTCCAAAAGAAAAACCTTGGATTACTCCAGAACAATCTACTACTGAGAAAATTATTTCTACGGTTAATAAATGTCCGTCGGGAGCGTTGACCTTTTATATGAATAACAAAAGCTAA
- a CDS encoding helix-turn-helix domain-containing protein, giving the protein MDIEKDYIKLIFGLKMKQVRTQKNLSLFGLAKLTNLSKSYLNEIEKGKKYPKTDKILLLCEHLDVTYDQMVSLKLDNNLAPIGEILKSGILKEIPLELFGIQEADLIDIIANAPAKVNAFISTIIEIAQHYNLSRESFFLAALRSYQEAHSNYFEDLEEKVISFSKSFQINLDSKISVEELEAILKEEYEYNIKEIAFADQEALDDLRSIYVPKSKTLLLSTELDAPQKAFILAKEIAYNYMKISDRLLTFSWIKFENFDQVLHNFYASYFAGALLLPRKLVVDKINSFLENENPKPEEFVQLIESFEVSPESFYQRLTNLLPKDFQLKNLFFLRLSHKMGSDFYQINKELHITHQQEPHANETNEHYCRRWVSVKTIDEAIKQNKSHFFDAQISSYANSGNEYLVFSSATKDPFLHDTIRSISVGILINPTMKKKFKLIDGKPLVKRIVGVTCETCAVKDCLERAAPPIVLEKKKRHENTDAVVQQFMNQYS; this is encoded by the coding sequence ATGGATATCGAAAAAGACTATATAAAGCTGATTTTTGGGCTAAAAATGAAACAGGTTCGAACGCAAAAAAACTTGTCTCTTTTTGGTTTGGCCAAACTGACTAATCTTTCAAAATCGTATTTAAACGAGATTGAAAAGGGAAAAAAATATCCCAAAACAGATAAAATTTTGCTTTTATGCGAACATTTGGACGTGACTTACGACCAAATGGTGTCTTTAAAACTAGATAACAACCTCGCTCCGATTGGCGAAATCTTGAAATCTGGAATTTTAAAAGAGATTCCGCTCGAACTTTTTGGAATTCAGGAAGCTGATTTAATTGATATTATTGCGAATGCTCCAGCAAAAGTCAATGCATTTATTAGTACGATAATCGAAATTGCACAGCATTATAATTTGAGTCGTGAAAGTTTCTTTTTAGCTGCTTTGCGCTCGTATCAAGAAGCGCACAGCAATTATTTTGAAGATTTAGAAGAAAAAGTCATTTCGTTTTCGAAGTCATTTCAAATTAATCTGGATTCTAAAATCAGCGTTGAAGAACTGGAAGCAATTTTAAAAGAAGAATACGAATACAACATCAAAGAAATTGCTTTTGCAGATCAGGAAGCTTTAGACGATTTACGTTCGATTTATGTTCCGAAAAGCAAAACTTTATTGCTTTCAACCGAACTTGATGCTCCGCAGAAAGCGTTTATTTTAGCTAAAGAAATTGCCTATAATTACATGAAGATTTCTGATCGTCTGCTAACGTTTAGCTGGATTAAGTTTGAAAATTTCGATCAGGTTCTGCATAACTTTTATGCTTCTTATTTTGCCGGTGCTTTATTATTGCCGAGAAAATTAGTGGTTGATAAAATCAATTCTTTTTTAGAAAATGAAAATCCGAAACCGGAAGAATTTGTTCAATTAATTGAAAGCTTCGAAGTTTCGCCTGAATCCTTTTACCAGCGATTGACCAATTTATTGCCGAAAGATTTTCAGCTCAAAAACCTTTTCTTTTTAAGATTATCACATAAAATGGGTTCTGATTTTTATCAGATAAACAAAGAATTGCACATTACGCACCAGCAGGAACCGCACGCCAACGAAACCAACGAACATTATTGCAGAAGATGGGTTTCTGTAAAAACAATTGACGAAGCCATCAAACAAAATAAATCTCATTTTTTTGATGCTCAAATATCCAGCTACGCCAATAGTGGAAATGAATATTTAGTTTTTTCATCGGCCACAAAAGATCCTTTTTTGCATGATACTATTCGAAGTATTTCGGTTGGAATTTTAATCAATCCGACTATGAAAAAGAAATTTAAGCTCATTGACGGAAAACCTTTGGTAAAACGAATTGTTGGTGTAACTTGCGAAACTTGTGCTGTAAAAGACTGTTTAGAAAGAGCTGCTCCGCCAATTGTTTTAGAAAAAAAGAAACGCCATGAGAATACAGATGCAGTTGTACAGCAGTTTATGAATCAATACAGTTAA
- a CDS encoding YceI family protein translates to MATTKWSIDPTHSEIGFKVKHMMFTNVSGKFGTYDATITTEGNDFENAAIEFSGDIASIDTANADRDGHLRSADFFDAENNPKLTFKASSFKKIDDGDYELTGDLTIKGVSKSVKFPVEFSGIMTDPWGNTKVGLSIEGKINRKDWGLNWNSALETGGVLVGEEVRLNIELQFVKQA, encoded by the coding sequence ATGGCAACTACAAAATGGTCAATTGACCCAACTCACTCAGAAATTGGTTTTAAAGTTAAACACATGATGTTTACTAATGTTTCAGGAAAATTTGGAACTTACGACGCTACAATTACTACAGAAGGAAATGATTTCGAAAATGCAGCAATCGAATTTTCTGGCGATATCGCTTCTATCGATACTGCAAATGCAGACAGAGACGGACACTTAAGAAGTGCTGATTTCTTTGATGCAGAAAACAATCCAAAATTAACTTTCAAAGCTTCGTCTTTCAAGAAAATTGATGATGGAGATTATGAATTAACTGGAGATTTAACTATCAAAGGCGTTTCTAAATCTGTTAAATTTCCTGTAGAATTTAGCGGAATCATGACTGATCCTTGGGGAAATACAAAAGTAGGTTTAAGCATAGAAGGAAAAATTAATCGTAAAGATTGGGGTTTAAACTGGAACTCAGCTCTTGAAACAGGTGGTGTTTTAGTAGGCGAAGAAGTTCGTTTGAACATTGAATTACAATTTGTAAAACAAGCCTAA
- a CDS encoding pirin family protein, with amino-acid sequence MENIVLHKADTRGNANHGWLNAYHSFSFASWYNPDRIQFGALRVLNDDTIAAGMGFGTHPHDNMEIITIPLEGDLAHKDSMGNTEIIKNGDIQVMSAGTGIQHSEFNPNADQQTKLLQIWLFPNKRNVTPRYQQITLDVADRHNKLSQVLSPNADDEGVWIHQDAWFNMGNFDAGIATEYKIKKEGNGVYAFVLKGNVTINGQELNSRDAVGISGTDTLNIKANTDAEFLLMDIPMNY; translated from the coding sequence ATGGAAAATATAGTATTGCACAAAGCAGACACAAGAGGAAACGCAAATCACGGATGGCTGAACGCCTACCACAGCTTTAGTTTTGCGAGCTGGTACAATCCGGACAGAATTCAGTTTGGAGCGCTTCGCGTTTTGAATGACGATACGATTGCTGCCGGAATGGGATTTGGAACTCACCCTCACGATAATATGGAAATTATTACGATTCCACTTGAAGGAGATTTGGCTCACAAAGACAGCATGGGAAATACTGAAATTATCAAAAATGGAGATATTCAGGTGATGAGCGCCGGAACTGGAATTCAACATAGTGAGTTTAATCCAAATGCAGATCAGCAAACTAAATTGTTGCAGATTTGGTTGTTTCCAAACAAAAGAAATGTGACGCCACGTTATCAGCAAATCACTTTGGATGTTGCCGACAGACATAATAAATTGTCTCAGGTTTTATCTCCAAATGCAGATGATGAGGGTGTTTGGATTCACCAAGACGCATGGTTCAACATGGGTAATTTCGATGCCGGAATCGCAACCGAATACAAAATCAAAAAAGAAGGAAACGGAGTTTATGCTTTCGTTTTAAAAGGAAATGTTACCATCAACGGTCAGGAATTAAATTCTCGTGATGCAGTTGGAATTTCAGGAACCGATACTTTAAATATTAAAGCCAATACAGATGCTGAATTTTTATTAATGGACATTCCGATGAATTATTAA